The DNA segment AGTTTCCAAATGCTCTTTGAAATGATCGCGCCAGCCCGGCGCGATCGTGGAAATGTTCACCCCCTGTTCCAGCAACGAACAATCATGCGGAGAAATATATTTTGATTGCATCATCTCTCTCTCGCGTATGGATGCGTTCAACGGAGTCGCCCGGGGTGAGGTTGACCGGCACCAATTTCATCGCATCAATCGTGGCCATCGGTTTCGGCTGTCATGCTTGCAAGTGTATGTGGGCGGCGGGGTGATTGCCAGAGGGAATTGGTGAAGGAAAGGCGGGGAATGAAATACGCAGGCGATTTGTTCAACGGTCGCAGATCGCCACTAAGGGGAATGATGACTGACGATAAAAGTTCGCAGCTATTTTGCGGCGAATTGCGCCGGCTCTTTTTTAGCGGCGAAATAATCGTCTTTGATACGGCAAACGCGGGCGTGCAATTCGCGGGCGGTTTCTTTGCGATCAGTCATGCCCGTTACCGGTTCGCCAAAACCGACATACGCCTCAAAGCTCGGCTTGGTCATCATCTTTAACGAGTGCGGGAAAAATGTGTCGTCGCCAACGTAACAAATGTCTTTCTCCATCGTCCCGTCCACCACCGTGTAATGCATCCACGCCGGGAAAACAGGAAAGCCATTTTTTTCCACCGGCGCCAGCAGGGACGAATGAAACGGCAGGACGGTTTCTCCGGTGCTGGTTGTGCCTTCCAAAAAAAGCGCGAGCGGCACACCGCTATTAATGACTGTGGCCATTTCATTCCCGATGCGCACGACATCCGCCTTGCTCGCGCGCCGGATGAAGAGCGTGCCTGCGCATTGAGTGAGCGGGCCGATGACCGGCCAGCTTGCGACTTCGCTTTTGGAAACAATCACCAGCGGAAAGATCGAGCCGAGCACGATGATGTCCGCATAGCTGAGATGATTGCAGGCCACGATGCCGTGCGTGGGCACTTTGCCTTTGACAACGACGTTGCCATTGATGATCCAAAGAAAAACTTTGGCCCAAAAATGAAACCAGTTGGCGCGGACCTTGAAGGATTTGGAGCGGCCCAAAAGCTTGATCAAAAATACATAATGCAGCGCCGCGAAAAGAAAGAGGCAACCGAGAAGAAATAGGCGTCTGCCAACCCGTAATCGTTTAATCACGGAGCATCAATAGCATCAACTCATGTAGCGCGCAATCGTTCTCGCGGTGAGGGATTGCAGATCGAGGAACGTAAGAAAATCAATGGTCTTGAACTCCCGATCGAGCGCGGGCGGGCCGCAAATCTTTGCGCCCAGCGTCAGGTAAGCGGTCAGCAATTTGGGAATTTTTGGCGACGGCACCGTGCGCGCGTCGGATTCGCAGATAAATTTCGGGAGCGGATTCGTCCGCCATTCTTCGCGCACAACGTAGCGCTGCA comes from the Verrucomicrobiia bacterium genome and includes:
- a CDS encoding lysophospholipid acyltransferase family protein → MIKLLGRSKSFKVRANWFHFWAKVFLWIINGNVVVKGKVPTHGIVACNHLSYADIIVLGSIFPLVIVSKSEVASWPVIGPLTQCAGTLFIRRASKADVVRIGNEMATVINSGVPLALFLEGTTSTGETVLPFHSSLLAPVEKNGFPVFPAWMHYTVVDGTMEKDICYVGDDTFFPHSLKMMTKPSFEAYVGFGEPVTGMTDRKETARELHARVCRIKDDYFAAKKEPAQFAAK